Proteins co-encoded in one Arachis hypogaea cultivar Tifrunner chromosome 11, arahy.Tifrunner.gnm2.J5K5, whole genome shotgun sequence genomic window:
- the LOC112723171 gene encoding dirigent protein 21 encodes MATPMNLTSNFFFFIFTVTIIYVAYTFPKLQPNQTNLAFYVHEHFTGEDTTAATVAGKAGPTSNIFHFGTVAVVDDPVTVGPSVDSKVIGRAQGLYINSQLDGKGLHMAFSVIFTDGKFKGSTLEIQGSDIFGMKEREFGVVSGTGYFRFVKGYGVMETVFKDLAKLRGTLKLNVTVKHY; translated from the coding sequence ATGGCCACCCCAATGAACCTCACTTCcaacttctttttcttcatcttcaccGTTACAATCATCTACGTAGCCTACACCTTTCCCAAGCTCCAACCAAATCAAACAAACCTTGCATTCTACGTCCACGAACACTTCACTGGCGAAGACACAACCGCGGCAACCGTGGCCGGAAAGGCAGGCCCCACCTCCAACATCTTCCACTTCGGCACCGTTGCAGTGGTGGATGACCCAGTAACAGTGGGACCCAGCGTCGACTCAAAAGTCATCGGAAGGGCCCAGGGACTTTACATAAACTCGCAGCTTGACGGAAAAGGGTTGCACATGGCATTCTCGGTGATATTCACCGATGGAAAGTTCAAAGGAAGCACGTTGGAGATTCAAGGCTCTGATATATTCGGAATGAAGGAACGAGAATTTGGTGTTGTTTCTGGGACCGGTTATTTTCGGTTCGTCAAAGGGTATGGGGTTATGGAAACGGTTTTCAAGGATTTAGCTAAGCTCAGAGGAACGCTTAAACTCAATGTAACGGTCAAGCATTATTAA
- the LOC112722065 gene encoding uncharacterized protein: MTRFAEANYVKDLPEIFQQLLKYNMKLNPDKCAFGVQSGKFLGFILTCRGIEANLEKCRAVLNMRSPKTVKEIHQLTGRLAALARFLPRIAHRSHHFFKNLRKQQEFHWTEECEKAFTELKAILSAPPILQTPEVGKPFYLYLSITDHAISFVLVTEAEKQQHSVYFVSKSLQNAEICYPKLEKLALALVTTARRLRHYFQSHTIVVRIEQLLRQILTKPELARRLIKWSIELSEYDIQYQSRGAIKSQALADFIAELTAEEQDPKNNTWTLYVDGASNSKGSGAGILLEDKHGAQFEQSLQFTFHASNNQAEYETLIAGLRLAQTMGITYLNVKCDSLLVVQQVTGIFQVKDPLLEKYNVIVSNLVKNVQKFNISHIPREQNDRADIFSKLATIRSQTTPSILSQLTLEEPSVILTSISSISQEDDWRSPFITYLQTGNIPSNVQNQRKFKRRASFYTMLEADLYKRGFTRPLLRCLNTAEAKLTIDEVHKGVCGTHIGGRSLAAKILRVGYYWPTLQQDCMNKVKHCDHCQRHAPIIHTPAEQLHASDICWPFNKWGLDILGPFPPAPGQVKFLIVAIDYFTKWIEATPLAKITSEKMISFV; the protein is encoded by the coding sequence ATGACCAGGTTTGCCGAAGCAAACTACGTCAAAGACCTACCAGAAATATTCCAACAACTTCTAAAATACAATATGAAGCTTAACCCTGATAAATGTGCTTTCGGAGTACAAAGTGGCAAGTTCCTCGGCTTCATACTCACTTGCCGAGGTATAGAGGCAAATCTAGAGAAGTGTCGGGCAGTCTTGAACATGCGAAGTCCAAAGACAGTCAAGGAGATCCATCAACTAACCGGCCGACTGGCAGCCCTAGCCCGATTTCTGCCTCGGATAGCCCACAGATCacaccattttttcaaaaatctaagaaAACAACAGGAGTTTCACTGGACCGAGGAATGCGAAAAAGCTTTCACCGAGCTCAAGGCCATACTTTCAGCTCCCCCAATCCTCCAAACTCCAGAAGTAGGTAAACCATTCTATCTATATTTATCTATTACTGACCATGCTATCAGTTTTGTCTTAGTAACAGAAGCAGAAAAGCAGCAACACTCAGTATACTTTGTCAGTAAATCACTACAAAATGCCGAGATCTGTTACCCAAAATTAGAGAAACTAGCTCTAGCCCTGGTCACAACAGCTAGACGCCTACGACACTACTTCCAAAGTCACACCATCGTGGTCCGAATAGAACAACTTTTAAGACAAATACTGACGAAGCCCGAGCTAGCAAGAAGGCTAATCAAATGGTCGATCGAGCTGTCAGAATACGACATTCAATACCAATCCAGAGGAGCCATCAAATCCCAAGcactagccgacttcattgcagaactCACTGCAGAGGAACAAGATCCTAAAAACAACACATGGACACTATACGTCGACGGAGCCTCAAACAGCAAAGGCTCCGGAGCAGGAATACTCCTCGAAGACAAACACGGGGCGCAATTCGAGCAatccctgcaatttacttttcatgcaagcaACAACCAAGCAGAGTACGAAACTCTAATTGCAGGACTCCGACTAGCTCAAACAATGGGAATAACATATTTAAACGTCAAGTGCGACTCTCTGCTGGTAGTACAACAGGTAACAGGTATTTTCCAGGTAAAAGACCCGTTGCTAGAAAAATACAATGTCATCGTCAGCAACCTCGTCAAAAAtgttcaaaaattcaacatatctcatatacctcgggaacagaatgacAGAGCAGATATTTTCTCAAAACTAGCAACAATAAGAAGTCAAACTACACCATCCATTTTATCCCAACTAACACTCGAAGAACCTAGTGTTATACTAACATCAATATCGAGTATTTCGCAGGAAGATGACTGGAGATCACCCTTCATCACTTACTTGCAAACAGGGAACATCCCTAGCAACGTCCAAAATCAACGAAAGTTCAAACGAAGAGCAAGTTTCTACACAATGCTCGAAGCCGACTTATACAAAAGAGGATTCACAAGACCCCTGCTAAGATGCTTAAACACAGCAGAGGCCAAATTGACAATAGATGAAGTCCATAAAGGAGTTTGTGGTACACACATCGGCGGCCGAAGTCTAGCTGCCAAGATCCTCCGAGTTGGTTACTACTGGCCGACGTTACAACAAGACTGCATGAATAAAGTCAAACATTGCGACCACTGCCAACGCCACGCACCGATCATTCATACCCCGGCTGAACAACTACATGCATCCGACATATGCTGGCCATTCAACAAATGGGGGCTAGATATCCTCGGACCATTCCCACCCGCTCCAGGCCAGGTTAAGTTTTTAATTGTCgccatagattacttcacaaaatggatagaggctaCACCACTGGCAAAAATCACTTCTGAAAAAATGATTTCTTTCGTATGA